In the genome of Parus major isolate Abel chromosome 2, Parus_major1.1, whole genome shotgun sequence, one region contains:
- the GNAL gene encoding guanine nucleotide-binding protein G(olf) subunit alpha isoform X3 → MDDYTPTDQDLLRCRVLTSGIFETRFQVDKVNFHMFDVGGQRDERRKWIQCFNDVTAIIFVVACSSYNMVIREDNNTNRLRESLDLFKSIWNNRWLRTISIILFLNKQDMLAEKVLAGKSKIEDYFPEYAHYTVPEDAIPDAGEDPKVTRAKFFIRDEFLRISTASGDGRHYCYPHFTCAVDTENIRRVFNDCRDIIQRMHLRQYELL, encoded by the exons ATGGATGACTACACACCCACAGATCAG GACCTACTAAGATGCAGAGTGTTGACATCAGGGATTTTTGAAACAAGATTTCAAGTAGATAAAGTAAATTTCCA CATGTTTGATGTAGGTGGCCAGAgagatgagagaagaaaatggatcCAATGCTTTAATG ATGTCACAGCTATCATCTTCGTTGTGGCTTGCAGCAGCTACAACATGGTAATAAGGGAAGACAACAACACAAACAGACTACGGGAATCCCTGGACCTTTTCAAAAGCATCTGGAATAATAG GTGGTTACGGACCATTTCTATCATCTTATTCTTGAATAAACAGGACATGCTGGCTGAAAAAGTCTTGGCAGGGAAATCAAAAATTGAAGATTACTTTCCTGAATACGCGCATTATACTGTACCTGAGGATG cAATACCAGATGCAGGAGAAGACCCCAAAGTCACAAGAGCCAAGTTCTTCATCCGGGATGAGTTTTTA AGGATAAGTACGGCGAGTGGAGACGGCCGGCATTACTGCTACCCACACTTCACATGTGCAGTGGACACAGAAAACATCCGCAGAGTGTTCAACGACTGTCGAGACATCATTCAGAGGATGCACCTCCGCCAGTACGAACTCTTGTGA